In one Arachis duranensis cultivar V14167 chromosome 9, aradu.V14167.gnm2.J7QH, whole genome shotgun sequence genomic region, the following are encoded:
- the LOC107464446 gene encoding 3-hydroxyisobutyryl-CoA hydrolase 1 isoform X1, giving the protein MASYTKPDDDQVLVEQKSSTRVIILNRTRQLNALSFYMVSRLLEIFLEDEGNPDIKLVIMKGNGRAFCAGGDVSAVVRDVKGGDWRLGAKFFENEFKLNYLMATYSKPQVSILNGIVMGGGAGASIHGRFRVATEKTVFAMPETELGLFPDVGSSYFLSRLPGFFGEYVGLIGARLDGAEMLTCGLATHFVPSSKLPLLEESLYKVENNDATAVSAIIDKYSEQPSLKEDSVYHSRMDAINRCFSRKTVEEILYYLEMEAMNNKADNWASATIQTLKKASPTSLKVFLKLIRKARLQGVGQCLVTDYRVVCHVLQGRYSKDFFEGCRAILIDKDRKPKWEPSRLELVSDSDVDGYFSKLDDEGWKDLELPERLNNLPPYVISKL; this is encoded by the exons ATGGCTTCTTACACCAAACCCGACGATGATCAG GTTTTGGTAGAGCAAAAGTCGTCTACAAGGGTTATCATACTGAACAGGACAAGACAATTGAATGCCCTCTCTTTTTATATG GTATCTCGGCTACTGgaaatttttttagaagatgAGGGAAATCCTGATATTAAGTTGGTTATCATGAAG GGAAATGGCAGAGCATTCTGTGCTGGTGGTGATGTTTCAGCTGTTGTTCGTGATGTGAAAGGAG GTGACTGGAGGTTGGGTGCAAAATTTTTTGAGAAtgaatttaaattgaattacTTGATGGCAACATATAGTAAGCCACAG GTTTCAATTCTTAATGGAATTGTCATGGGAGGTGGTGCTGGTGCTTCTATACATGGTAGATTTCGTGTAGCTACTGAGAAAACA GTTTTTGCAATGCCAGAAACAGAGTTGGGTCTATTTCCTGATGTAGGTTCCTCATATTTCTTGTCTAGATTGCCTGGATTTTTCG GAGAATATGTTGGTCTCATAGGTGCTAGGTTGGATGGCGCAGAAATGCTTACTTGTGGTCTTGCAACACATTTTGTCCCTTCATCA AAATTGCCGTTACTGGAAGAATCATTGTACAAGGTAGAAAACAATGACGCAACTGCAGTGTCTGCAATCATTGATAAGTACTCAGAGCAACCTTCCCTGAAAGAGGACAGTGTTTACCACAG CAGGATGGATGCCATCAATAGGTGTTTCTCTAGAAAAACagttgaagaaatattatattatctT GAGATGGAAGCTATGAATAATAAGGCTGATAATTGGGCTTCTGCCACTATTCAAACCTTGAAGAAAGCTTCTCCAACAAGCCTGAAAGTATTTCTTAAATTG ATTAGAAAAGCCAGACTCCAAGGTGTTGGTCAATGCCTTGTTACCGACTATAGAGTTGTATGTCATGTTCTGCAAGGACGCTACAGCAAAGATTTCTTTGAG GGTTGCAGAGCTATACTAATAGATAAAGACAGAAAGCCAAAG TGGGAGCCTTCAAGATTGGAGCTTGTAAGTGATAGTGATGTTGACGGTTACTTCTCGAAGCTTGACGATGAAGGATGGAAGGATTTGGAGCTTCCCGAGAGGCTCAACAATTTGCCTCCATATGTTATTTCAAAGCTTTAA
- the LOC107464446 gene encoding 3-hydroxyisobutyryl-CoA hydrolase 1 isoform X2 gives MASYTKPDDDQVLVEQKSSTRVIILNRTRQLNALSFYMVSRLLEIFLEDEGNPDIKLVIMKGNGRAFCAGGDVSAVVRDVKGGDWRLGAKFFENEFKLNYLMATYSKPQVSILNGIVMGGGAGASIHGRFRVATEKTVFAMPETELGLFPDVGSSYFLSRLPGFFGEYVGLIGARLDGAEMLTCGLATHFVPSSKLPLLEESLYKVENNDATAVSAIIDKYSEQPSLKEDSVYHRMDAINRCFSRKTVEEILYYLEMEAMNNKADNWASATIQTLKKASPTSLKVFLKLIRKARLQGVGQCLVTDYRVVCHVLQGRYSKDFFEGCRAILIDKDRKPKWEPSRLELVSDSDVDGYFSKLDDEGWKDLELPERLNNLPPYVISKL, from the exons ATGGCTTCTTACACCAAACCCGACGATGATCAG GTTTTGGTAGAGCAAAAGTCGTCTACAAGGGTTATCATACTGAACAGGACAAGACAATTGAATGCCCTCTCTTTTTATATG GTATCTCGGCTACTGgaaatttttttagaagatgAGGGAAATCCTGATATTAAGTTGGTTATCATGAAG GGAAATGGCAGAGCATTCTGTGCTGGTGGTGATGTTTCAGCTGTTGTTCGTGATGTGAAAGGAG GTGACTGGAGGTTGGGTGCAAAATTTTTTGAGAAtgaatttaaattgaattacTTGATGGCAACATATAGTAAGCCACAG GTTTCAATTCTTAATGGAATTGTCATGGGAGGTGGTGCTGGTGCTTCTATACATGGTAGATTTCGTGTAGCTACTGAGAAAACA GTTTTTGCAATGCCAGAAACAGAGTTGGGTCTATTTCCTGATGTAGGTTCCTCATATTTCTTGTCTAGATTGCCTGGATTTTTCG GAGAATATGTTGGTCTCATAGGTGCTAGGTTGGATGGCGCAGAAATGCTTACTTGTGGTCTTGCAACACATTTTGTCCCTTCATCA AAATTGCCGTTACTGGAAGAATCATTGTACAAGGTAGAAAACAATGACGCAACTGCAGTGTCTGCAATCATTGATAAGTACTCAGAGCAACCTTCCCTGAAAGAGGACAGTGTTTACCACAG GATGGATGCCATCAATAGGTGTTTCTCTAGAAAAACagttgaagaaatattatattatctT GAGATGGAAGCTATGAATAATAAGGCTGATAATTGGGCTTCTGCCACTATTCAAACCTTGAAGAAAGCTTCTCCAACAAGCCTGAAAGTATTTCTTAAATTG ATTAGAAAAGCCAGACTCCAAGGTGTTGGTCAATGCCTTGTTACCGACTATAGAGTTGTATGTCATGTTCTGCAAGGACGCTACAGCAAAGATTTCTTTGAG GGTTGCAGAGCTATACTAATAGATAAAGACAGAAAGCCAAAG TGGGAGCCTTCAAGATTGGAGCTTGTAAGTGATAGTGATGTTGACGGTTACTTCTCGAAGCTTGACGATGAAGGATGGAAGGATTTGGAGCTTCCCGAGAGGCTCAACAATTTGCCTCCATATGTTATTTCAAAGCTTTAA